From Deinococcus aquaticus, one genomic window encodes:
- a CDS encoding cation diffusion facilitator family transporter, with translation MTASSTSLQTSSRASRLALGSILVAVVVLSLKYVAYLMTGSVALYSDALESIINVAAAVAALIALRVAARPADANHPYGHTKAEYFSAVAEGVLIVLAAAAIVREALPALLNPATLPEQAGLGLAGLGVNLGAGLLNAVWASVLLRQGRALRSPALLADGRHIFSDVVTSVGVLLGVLAARLTGQAWLDPLLAILVALNILWSGWLLVRESVGGLMDAAVEPDTEAKIRQAMSLHGQGALEMHDLRTRHAGSVTFIEFHMVVPGDMTVQEAHSICDRLEDAIRAETPQSSISIHVEPQEKAKHHGVLVL, from the coding sequence GTGACGGCTTCCTCGACCTCCCTGCAGACCTCTTCGCGCGCGTCCAGACTGGCGCTGGGCAGCATTCTCGTGGCGGTGGTGGTGCTGTCCCTGAAGTACGTGGCGTACCTCATGACGGGCAGCGTGGCACTGTACTCGGACGCGCTGGAGAGCATCATCAACGTGGCGGCGGCGGTCGCGGCGCTGATCGCGCTGCGGGTCGCGGCCCGCCCGGCGGATGCCAACCACCCGTACGGGCACACGAAGGCCGAGTACTTCAGCGCGGTGGCCGAGGGCGTGCTGATCGTGCTGGCGGCGGCCGCGATCGTGCGCGAGGCGCTGCCGGCGCTGCTGAACCCGGCCACCTTGCCGGAGCAGGCCGGACTGGGACTGGCGGGGCTGGGCGTGAACCTGGGGGCGGGCCTGCTGAACGCGGTGTGGGCGTCGGTGCTGCTGCGTCAGGGGCGGGCGCTGCGTTCGCCGGCGCTGCTGGCGGACGGGCGGCACATCTTCAGTGACGTGGTGACCAGCGTGGGGGTGCTGCTGGGCGTGCTGGCGGCGCGCCTGACGGGGCAGGCGTGGCTGGACCCGCTGCTGGCGATTCTGGTGGCGCTGAACATCCTGTGGAGCGGGTGGCTGCTGGTGCGGGAGAGCGTGGGCGGCCTGATGGACGCGGCGGTGGAACCGGATACCGAGGCGAAGATCCGGCAGGCGATGAGTCTGCACGGGCAGGGCGCGCTGGAGATGCATGACCTGCGGACCCGGCATGCGGGAAGCGTGACGTTCATCGAGTTTCACATGGTGGTGCCGGGTGACATGACGGTGCAGGAGGCGCACAGCATCTGCGACCGCCTGGAGGACGCCATCCGGGCCGAGACGCCGCAGTCGTCGATCAGCATTCATGTGGAGCCGCAGGAGAAGGCCAAGCATCACGGCGTGCTGGTGCTGTAG